A genomic segment from Variovorax paradoxus B4 encodes:
- a CDS encoding FadR/GntR family transcriptional regulator yields MKSTQDAMTFGHTRAKRQKLSDVIVEDVKRWIVAERKQPGDRLPNEKELIELFGYSKSTVREALKALEVRGLVSIRTGPGGGAYLQQVSVDHASEPLRNFLHFHHLDGHHIYQLRKVLEPELAVSVVGRLTPEQFERLEANVRLCTIEPTNEDELRTQREAELAFHTMLAEACPNPVLSFMCRFLNDLLRDLVVYKKALDHHHFGEANVDYHTQLLDAYRREDAETVRRLMAEHMVDAEAHMHEMEAHIGAKHLLLPGGGQR; encoded by the coding sequence ATGAAATCGACGCAGGACGCCATGACCTTTGGACACACCCGTGCCAAACGGCAGAAGCTCTCCGACGTCATCGTCGAGGACGTCAAGCGCTGGATCGTTGCCGAGCGCAAGCAGCCCGGCGACCGGCTGCCGAACGAGAAGGAACTGATCGAGCTCTTCGGCTATTCGAAGAGCACGGTGCGCGAGGCGTTGAAGGCGCTGGAGGTGCGCGGGCTGGTCTCCATCCGCACCGGCCCCGGCGGCGGCGCCTACCTGCAGCAGGTGTCGGTCGACCATGCGTCGGAGCCGCTGCGCAACTTCCTGCACTTTCACCACCTGGACGGGCACCACATCTACCAGCTGCGCAAGGTGCTGGAGCCCGAGCTGGCCGTGAGCGTCGTCGGCAGGCTGACGCCCGAGCAGTTCGAGCGGCTCGAAGCCAACGTGCGCCTTTGCACGATAGAGCCCACCAACGAGGACGAACTGCGCACGCAGCGCGAGGCCGAGCTCGCGTTTCACACCATGCTGGCCGAGGCCTGCCCCAATCCGGTGCTGTCCTTCATGTGCCGCTTCCTCAACGACCTGCTGCGCGACCTCGTGGTCTACAAGAAGGCGCTGGACCACCACCATTTCGGCGAGGCCAACGTCGACTATCACACCCAGTTGCTCGACGCCTACCGCCGCGAAGACGCCGAAACCGTGCGCCGCCTGATGGCCGAGCACATGGTCGATGCCGAGGCGCACATGCACGAGATGGAGGCGCACATCGGCGCCAAGCATCTGTTGCTGCCTGGCGGCGGGCAGCGGTAG
- a CDS encoding ABC transporter substrate-binding protein, protein MQRRHLLQLAALSAAPASLLAGRAAFAQSADAIRFGCPVPMSGAFAANGKFADLGMKLAIEQYGSVLKRPLAYTVLDTEGKPATAVRKVQEASQQQGAKFFAGGILSSEALAMGKEAEKAGGVFITTAGADEITGKDCNPATFRWSVPTFGAIEQTVRPLIATMPKAKRWYTITPQYVFGEGLLGAAKNIFQEKGIEHVGNSYHSLNEKEFSGYLTNAMAAKPDVLLLLNFGAQSSAALRQAVSFGMHKNMTILMAWASGLEQFDELGADLCDGVYFGAQYWHTADTTLNKDLVKLTADKLKIVPNYSLAGSYVCTKILIDGIVKAGTVDQKAVIAALEGMKYEGLTGTEEIRKADHQVIKDYYLLKGKAKSKMKNPADYVDVVSSGKSFLAVDKTGCKLA, encoded by the coding sequence ATGCAACGCAGACACCTTCTTCAGCTCGCCGCCCTGTCGGCCGCTCCCGCCTCGCTCCTGGCCGGCCGCGCGGCCTTCGCCCAATCGGCCGATGCGATCCGCTTCGGCTGCCCGGTTCCGATGTCGGGCGCCTTCGCGGCCAACGGCAAGTTCGCCGACCTGGGCATGAAGCTGGCCATCGAGCAGTACGGCAGCGTGCTGAAGCGCCCGCTGGCCTACACGGTGCTCGACACCGAAGGCAAGCCGGCCACAGCGGTGCGCAAGGTGCAGGAAGCCTCGCAGCAGCAGGGCGCCAAGTTCTTCGCGGGCGGCATCCTGTCGTCCGAAGCGCTGGCCATGGGCAAGGAGGCCGAGAAGGCCGGCGGCGTCTTCATCACCACCGCGGGTGCGGACGAGATCACGGGCAAGGACTGCAACCCGGCCACCTTCCGCTGGTCGGTGCCCACCTTCGGCGCCATCGAGCAGACGGTGCGCCCGCTGATCGCCACCATGCCGAAGGCCAAGCGCTGGTACACCATCACGCCGCAGTACGTGTTCGGCGAAGGCCTGCTGGGCGCGGCCAAGAACATCTTCCAGGAGAAGGGCATCGAGCACGTGGGCAACAGCTACCACTCGCTCAATGAGAAGGAGTTCAGCGGCTATCTCACCAACGCCATGGCCGCCAAGCCCGACGTGCTGCTGCTGCTGAACTTCGGCGCACAGTCGTCGGCCGCGCTGCGCCAGGCGGTGAGCTTCGGCATGCACAAGAACATGACGATCCTCATGGCCTGGGCCTCGGGCCTGGAGCAGTTCGACGAGCTGGGCGCCGACCTGTGCGACGGCGTCTACTTCGGCGCGCAGTACTGGCACACCGCCGACACCACCCTCAACAAGGACCTGGTGAAGCTCACGGCCGACAAGCTCAAGATCGTGCCCAACTACAGCCTGGCGGGCTCGTATGTCTGCACCAAGATCCTCATCGACGGCATCGTGAAGGCGGGCACCGTGGACCAGAAGGCCGTCATCGCGGCGCTCGAAGGCATGAAGTACGAGGGGCTCACGGGCACGGAAGAAATCCGCAAGGCCGACCACCAGGTCATCAAGGACTACTACCTGCTCAAGGGCAAGGCCAAGTCGAAGATGAAGAACCCGGCCGACTATGTGGACGTGGTGAGTTCGGGCAAGTCCTTCCTTGCAGTAGACAAGACCGGCTGCAAGCTGGCCTGA
- a CDS encoding branched-chain amino acid ABC transporter permease, with protein sequence MTVYLLQTINGIGIGMLYFLLAVGLSIVFGLLRFVNFAHGAFYLLGAYLCFQAMQWGLDFWAALVLVPLCVGALGWLAEKLLLRRVYAKAHEFHILVTVGLALAVQEIVIVFWGPLGNSVATPELLQGVVMWGSFIYPKYRLFVIGFTAVLAVLLWWVLEGTRLGSAVRAGSESTEMVSLLGINVFRVFSLVFALGAATAALAGVLAAPIRGAEPFMGVEALSVAFVVVVIGGLGSFGGALVGGLLIGIVQSLMSTIWPPGASLMIYVAMGAVLLLRPHGLLGRRG encoded by the coding sequence ATGACCGTCTACCTGCTCCAGACCATCAACGGAATCGGCATCGGCATGCTGTATTTCCTGCTGGCCGTTGGCTTGTCCATCGTGTTCGGCCTGCTGCGCTTCGTGAATTTTGCGCACGGGGCTTTCTATCTGCTGGGCGCGTACCTGTGCTTTCAGGCCATGCAATGGGGGCTCGACTTCTGGGCCGCGCTGGTGCTGGTGCCGCTGTGCGTGGGCGCGCTGGGCTGGCTGGCCGAGAAGCTGCTGCTGCGCCGCGTCTATGCCAAGGCGCACGAGTTCCACATTCTCGTGACCGTGGGGCTTGCGCTCGCGGTGCAGGAGATCGTCATCGTGTTCTGGGGGCCGCTCGGCAACAGCGTGGCGACGCCCGAGCTGCTGCAGGGCGTGGTGATGTGGGGCAGCTTCATCTATCCCAAGTACCGGCTGTTCGTGATCGGCTTCACCGCCGTGCTCGCGGTGCTGCTGTGGTGGGTGCTCGAAGGCACGCGCCTGGGCAGCGCGGTGCGCGCGGGCAGCGAATCGACCGAGATGGTGTCGCTGCTCGGCATCAATGTGTTCCGGGTGTTCAGCCTGGTGTTCGCGCTGGGTGCGGCCACCGCGGCACTGGCCGGCGTGCTGGCCGCGCCGATCCGGGGCGCGGAGCCTTTCATGGGCGTGGAGGCGCTCAGCGTGGCTTTCGTGGTGGTGGTGATCGGCGGGCTCGGCAGCTTCGGCGGCGCGCTGGTCGGCGGCCTCTTGATCGGCATCGTGCAGAGCCTCATGAGCACCATCTGGCCGCCGGGCGCGAGCCTGATGATCTATGTCGCGATGGGGGCCGTGCTGCTGTTGCGCCCGCATGGCCTGCTCGGCCGCAGAGGATGA
- a CDS encoding branched-chain amino acid ABC transporter permease has product MPKKITFLLALVVALVLPLVLRSGSLASEVLIYALAALGCNLLLGYTGLLSFGQGIFFGLGSYTIAILLTRLSLPMPLALLAAIAMGALGAAVVGWVAIRQRGTYFVMLTLAFAQMFYFVAYTASGLTGGDNGLLDVPRPAFMDTPWKYYAFVAVMFLIAFGLLLRVTDSVFGRTLLAIRDNEDRAAAVGYDLKRFKLLAFVISGAVTGLAGGLHAMMTGIAPLSNAEYHTSEMILVITVIGGTGNLFASVLGSAFYVLLADWLSTLWPRWLLLLGLLLIGVSIGMQRGLWGLGESAWRRVFRKAPPSVAAAPGVKGEKA; this is encoded by the coding sequence ATGCCCAAAAAAATCACTTTCCTGCTGGCGCTCGTCGTTGCGCTGGTCCTGCCGCTGGTGCTGCGCTCGGGTTCGCTCGCGAGCGAGGTGCTGATCTATGCGCTGGCGGCCCTGGGCTGCAACCTGCTGCTGGGCTACACGGGGCTGCTGTCGTTCGGGCAGGGCATCTTCTTCGGGCTGGGCAGCTACACCATCGCGATCCTGCTCACGCGGCTTTCTCTGCCGATGCCGCTTGCCTTGCTTGCGGCCATTGCCATGGGCGCATTGGGCGCGGCGGTGGTCGGCTGGGTCGCGATCCGCCAGCGCGGCACCTATTTCGTGATGCTCACGCTGGCCTTCGCGCAGATGTTCTATTTCGTGGCGTACACCGCTTCGGGACTCACGGGCGGCGACAACGGGCTGCTCGACGTGCCGCGCCCCGCCTTCATGGACACGCCCTGGAAGTACTACGCCTTCGTGGCCGTGATGTTCCTCATCGCCTTCGGCCTGCTGCTGCGCGTGACCGATTCGGTCTTCGGCCGCACGCTGCTCGCCATCCGCGACAACGAGGACCGCGCCGCCGCGGTGGGCTACGACCTCAAGCGCTTCAAGCTGCTGGCCTTCGTGATCTCGGGCGCCGTCACCGGCCTGGCGGGCGGGCTGCACGCCATGATGACCGGCATCGCGCCGCTGTCGAATGCCGAGTACCACACGAGCGAGATGATCCTGGTCATTACCGTGATCGGCGGCACCGGCAACCTGTTTGCCTCGGTGCTGGGCTCGGCCTTCTACGTGCTGCTGGCCGACTGGCTCTCCACGCTGTGGCCGCGGTGGCTGCTGTTGCTGGGGCTCTTGCTGATCGGCGTGAGCATCGGCATGCAGCGCGGCCTCTGGGGCCTGGGCGAAAGCGCATGGCGCCGTGTGTTCCGCAAGGCGCCGCCTTCGGTGGCGGCCGCGCCTGGCGTGAAGGGAGAAAAGGCATGA
- a CDS encoding ABC transporter ATP-binding protein: MTQPILIEAIGVTKHYGKFAALGGVDLKIKRNTVHSVIGPNGAGKTTLFHMLTGTGTTTGGRILFDGHDVTHEPDHKRVQRGMARSFQVTSLFASLSVRENLRVAAQGIAPRQAMNCWRAPVGERACAETVAEVLERVGLQRLADASASELSHGQQRRLEVGMALAAKPKAIFLDEPTSGMGIDDLDDMKRLIRGLRDAHTVVLIEHNMNIVMDISDTVTVMQLGRVLAEGLPGDIRADARVRTAYLGNMITGGKA; this comes from the coding sequence ATGACGCAACCCATCCTGATCGAAGCCATCGGCGTCACCAAGCACTACGGCAAGTTCGCCGCGCTCGGCGGGGTCGACCTGAAGATCAAGCGCAACACCGTGCACTCGGTGATCGGGCCCAACGGCGCCGGCAAGACCACGCTGTTCCACATGCTCACAGGCACCGGCACCACCACGGGCGGCCGCATATTGTTCGACGGCCACGACGTGACGCACGAGCCCGACCACAAGCGCGTGCAGCGCGGCATGGCGCGTTCGTTTCAGGTGACCAGCCTGTTCGCGAGCCTTTCGGTGCGCGAGAACCTGCGCGTGGCGGCGCAGGGCATCGCGCCGCGCCAGGCCATGAACTGCTGGCGCGCGCCGGTCGGCGAACGCGCCTGCGCCGAGACGGTGGCCGAGGTGCTGGAACGCGTGGGCCTGCAGCGGCTGGCCGACGCGTCCGCCAGCGAGCTTTCGCATGGCCAGCAGCGCCGCCTCGAGGTGGGCATGGCACTGGCCGCGAAGCCGAAGGCCATCTTCCTGGACGAGCCGACCTCGGGCATGGGCATCGACGACCTCGACGACATGAAGCGGCTGATCCGCGGCCTGCGCGATGCGCACACCGTGGTGCTGATCGAGCACAACATGAACATCGTGATGGACATCTCCGACACCGTGACCGTGATGCAGCTGGGCCGCGTGCTGGCCGAGGGGCTGCCGGGGGACATCCGGGCCGATGCGCGCGTGCGCACGGCCTACCTGGGCAACATGATCACCGGGGGCAAGGCGTGA
- a CDS encoding ABC transporter ATP-binding protein encodes MSAKNILEVEALHAHYGKSHVLQGVSMTVGEAELVTLLGRNGAGKSTTLKSIAGAVTPSGGRVRFQGADIAGLPPHRIATRGVCLVPEHRGVFKLLTVEENLLLGQRRDSPWQLGDIYRIFPRLKERRRNGGGQLSGGEQQMLAIGRALMNHPRLLILDEPVEGLAPVIVEEIVAQLKSIKAAGVAILLVEQNLEVCVQLADRHYILEQGVIVHEAGNSAFMADHDVKDRYLGVGLA; translated from the coding sequence GTGAGCGCAAAGAACATTCTCGAAGTCGAGGCGCTGCACGCGCACTACGGCAAGAGCCACGTGCTGCAGGGCGTGTCGATGACGGTGGGCGAGGCCGAACTGGTCACGCTGCTGGGCCGCAACGGTGCGGGCAAGTCGACCACGCTCAAGAGCATTGCCGGCGCCGTCACGCCCAGCGGCGGCCGCGTGCGCTTCCAGGGCGCGGACATCGCGGGCCTGCCGCCGCATCGCATTGCCACGCGCGGCGTGTGCCTGGTGCCCGAGCACCGCGGGGTCTTCAAGCTGCTCACGGTGGAAGAAAACCTGCTGCTCGGCCAGCGCCGCGATTCGCCCTGGCAACTGGGCGACATCTACCGCATCTTCCCGCGCCTGAAGGAGCGGCGCCGCAATGGCGGCGGCCAGCTCTCGGGCGGCGAGCAGCAGATGCTGGCCATCGGCCGCGCGCTCATGAACCATCCGCGGCTGCTGATTCTCGACGAGCCGGTCGAAGGGCTCGCGCCGGTCATCGTGGAGGAAATCGTCGCCCAGCTGAAGAGCATCAAGGCGGCCGGCGTGGCCATCCTGCTGGTCGAGCAGAACCTGGAAGTCTGCGTGCAGCTGGCCGACCGCCACTACATCCTCGAGCAGGGCGTGATCGTGCACGAGGCGGGCAACTCCGCCTTCATGGCCGACCACGATGTGAAAGACCGCTATTTGGGCGTGGGCCTTGCTTGA
- a CDS encoding Zn-dependent hydrolase: MNSPTQLRINGDRLWNSLMELAKLGATEKGGVCRIALTDLDRQGRDLFTRWAREAGCEVRVDRIGNIFARRAGRDDTRPAVVTGSHIDTQPTGGKFDGNYGVLAGLEVLRSLNDANVVTEAPLEIAVWTNEEGSRFVPVMMGSGVFADAFTLEHALAQRDNDGISVAEALASIGYAGTAPASAAASPVGAYFEAHIEQGPVLEANERVIGVVEGALGQRWYDVVVQGMEAHAGPTPMELRKDALLAASELVIEVNRIALAHAPHARGTVGWIDSYPNSRNVIPGRVKLSVDLRAADDVVLSAMDAELKETVQRIAAKGKVEATVEQVVYFPPQPFTPTLVSAVREAAQAQGMTWMNVISGAGHDAVYLARVCPTAMIFVPCLDGISHNEIEDAQPGHLEAGCNVLLQAMLQSAGVASS, from the coding sequence ATGAACTCACCAACCCAACTCCGCATCAATGGCGACCGTCTCTGGAACTCGCTGATGGAACTGGCGAAGCTCGGCGCCACCGAGAAGGGCGGCGTCTGCCGCATCGCGCTGACCGACCTCGACCGCCAGGGCCGCGATCTCTTCACCCGCTGGGCGCGCGAAGCCGGCTGCGAGGTGCGCGTCGACCGGATCGGCAATATCTTCGCGCGCCGCGCCGGCCGCGACGACACGCGGCCCGCGGTGGTCACCGGCAGCCACATCGACACCCAGCCCACGGGCGGCAAGTTCGACGGCAACTATGGCGTGCTGGCCGGGCTGGAAGTGCTCCGCAGCCTGAACGATGCGAACGTCGTCACCGAGGCACCGCTGGAAATTGCCGTCTGGACCAACGAGGAGGGCTCGCGCTTCGTGCCGGTGATGATGGGCTCGGGCGTGTTCGCCGATGCCTTCACGCTCGAGCATGCCCTCGCGCAGCGCGACAACGACGGCATCAGCGTGGCCGAGGCGCTGGCTTCCATCGGCTATGCGGGCACCGCACCGGCTTCGGCCGCGGCGTCGCCGGTGGGTGCGTATTTCGAGGCGCACATCGAGCAGGGGCCGGTGCTCGAGGCCAACGAGCGCGTGATCGGCGTGGTCGAGGGCGCGCTCGGCCAGCGCTGGTACGACGTGGTGGTGCAGGGCATGGAAGCGCATGCCGGCCCCACGCCCATGGAGCTGCGCAAGGATGCGCTGCTCGCGGCCTCCGAACTGGTGATCGAGGTCAACCGCATCGCGCTGGCCCATGCGCCGCATGCGCGCGGCACGGTCGGCTGGATCGACAGCTATCCGAATTCGCGCAACGTGATCCCGGGCCGCGTGAAGCTCAGCGTCGACCTGCGCGCGGCGGACGACGTGGTGCTGTCGGCCATGGACGCCGAGCTGAAGGAGACGGTGCAGCGCATCGCCGCCAAGGGCAAGGTCGAGGCCACGGTGGAGCAGGTCGTCTACTTTCCCCCGCAGCCCTTCACGCCCACGCTCGTGTCGGCCGTGCGCGAGGCCGCGCAGGCGCAGGGCATGACCTGGATGAACGTGATCAGCGGCGCGGGCCACGACGCGGTGTACCTTGCGCGCGTGTGCCCCACGGCGATGATCTTCGTGCCCTGTCTCGATGGCATCAGCCACAACGAGATCGAGGATGCGCAGCCCGGCCACCTCGAGGCGGGCTGCAATGTGCTGCTGCAGGCAATGCTGCAGAGCGCGGGAGTGGCGTCGTCATGA
- a CDS encoding M81 family metallopeptidase, whose product MKVLIARLNHETNTFSPVPTPLAAFGPDGPTFGEQAYKDNKGMRTAMSAFIDLAEQAGATLVTPVSASANPSGPVDAQAYTTLTQCIVDAAPGCDAILLDLHGAMVAQNSADGEGDLLLRLRAAAPGVPIGVALDLHANVTPAMVGNADVIVGFKTYPHIDMYETGEHAGRLLFDLLAGSSRPAMRWHPLPLMAHTLRSASFTGAMQRAIEAARAAEASESLAVSIFAGFSLSDIEAPCMSVVVVDAEAPERAQATADRIARQMWDEREAFIYRSEPLAESIARAKAIADGATRPVLLLDHGDNCMSGGSCDTMDVLQEALAQGLDGIGVGPLCDPAAVAELIAAGEGAEVTVALGNKVSLEGIGLSKKPVTLTGTVRTVGNGEYVITGPTYTGQRSSMGRTVLFDIGAARIVVTERTQEPWDIGVFECAGLDPRKERFLLLKSRMYCRPVFEPISAALVECDSPGVTSSDYSLFPFSKVRRPVFPLDMV is encoded by the coding sequence ATGAAGGTGCTGATTGCGCGGCTCAACCACGAGACCAACACCTTCTCGCCGGTGCCGACGCCGCTCGCGGCCTTCGGCCCCGACGGCCCTACGTTCGGAGAGCAGGCCTACAAGGACAACAAGGGCATGCGCACCGCGATGTCCGCCTTCATCGACCTGGCCGAGCAGGCCGGTGCAACGCTGGTCACGCCGGTGTCGGCCTCGGCCAATCCGAGCGGGCCGGTCGATGCGCAGGCCTACACCACGCTCACGCAGTGCATCGTCGATGCCGCGCCGGGCTGCGACGCCATCCTGCTCGACCTGCACGGCGCCATGGTGGCGCAGAACAGCGCCGACGGCGAAGGCGACCTGCTGCTGCGGCTGCGCGCCGCGGCGCCCGGCGTGCCCATCGGCGTGGCGCTCGACCTGCACGCCAACGTGACGCCGGCGATGGTCGGCAATGCCGACGTGATCGTCGGCTTCAAGACCTATCCGCACATCGACATGTACGAGACCGGCGAGCATGCCGGCCGCCTGCTGTTCGACCTGCTCGCAGGAAGCAGCAGGCCCGCGATGCGCTGGCACCCATTGCCCCTGATGGCGCACACGCTGCGCAGCGCCTCGTTCACCGGTGCGATGCAGCGGGCCATCGAGGCGGCGCGCGCCGCCGAAGCATCGGAATCGCTCGCGGTGTCGATCTTTGCCGGCTTCTCGCTGTCGGACATCGAGGCGCCCTGCATGAGCGTGGTGGTGGTCGATGCAGAAGCGCCCGAGCGCGCGCAGGCCACGGCCGACCGGATCGCCAGGCAGATGTGGGACGAGCGCGAGGCGTTCATCTACCGCAGCGAGCCGCTGGCCGAGTCGATCGCGCGGGCCAAGGCCATCGCCGACGGCGCGACGCGTCCGGTGCTGCTGCTGGACCATGGCGACAATTGCATGTCGGGCGGCAGCTGCGACACCATGGACGTGCTGCAGGAGGCGCTGGCGCAGGGGCTCGACGGCATCGGCGTGGGCCCGCTGTGCGATCCGGCCGCGGTGGCCGAGCTGATCGCGGCGGGCGAGGGCGCCGAGGTGACGGTGGCGCTCGGCAACAAGGTGTCGCTCGAAGGCATAGGGCTGTCGAAGAAGCCCGTGACGCTGACCGGCACGGTGCGCACCGTCGGCAACGGCGAATATGTGATCACCGGCCCCACCTACACCGGCCAGCGCAGCAGCATGGGCCGCACGGTGCTGTTCGACATCGGCGCCGCGCGCATCGTGGTGACCGAGCGCACGCAGGAGCCCTGGGACATCGGCGTCTTCGAATGCGCGGGGCTCGATCCGCGCAAGGAACGCTTCCTGCTGCTCAAGTCGCGCATGTACTGCCGGCCGGTGTTCGAGCCGATCTCCGCGGCGCTGGTCGAGTGCGACAGCCCGGGCGTGACCAGCTCGGACTACAGCCTGTTCCCGTTCTCCAAGGTGCGCAGGCCGGTCTTTCCGCTCGACATGGTCTGA
- a CDS encoding ABC transporter permease, which translates to MNTFAQSAVAAWQLLVSGDPVLLAIVGRSLAVSASACVLACGLGLLLGAWLGVARFRGRAGLLTLLNTLLALPSVVVGLVIYLLLSRSGPLGFLGWLFSFKAMVLAQTVLVLPVVTALTRQAIEDAERAHGEQLSSLGARPLVRALLLVWDERYALLTVLIAAFGRAVSEVGAVMVVGGNIDGFTRVMTTAIALETSKGDLPLALALGIVLLGVVLVLNLAIAAVRGWRERVDGGGGEGGGMAAWWRPEARP; encoded by the coding sequence GTGAACACCTTTGCCCAGAGCGCCGTCGCGGCCTGGCAGCTGCTCGTGTCCGGCGATCCGGTGCTGTTGGCCATCGTCGGCCGTTCGCTCGCGGTCAGCGCCAGTGCCTGCGTGCTGGCCTGCGGCCTGGGCCTGCTGCTGGGGGCCTGGCTGGGCGTGGCGCGCTTTCGCGGCCGCGCCGGCTTGCTCACGCTGCTGAATACCCTGCTGGCGCTGCCGTCGGTGGTGGTCGGGCTGGTGATCTATCTGCTGCTGTCGCGTTCCGGCCCGCTCGGCTTCCTGGGCTGGCTGTTTTCGTTCAAGGCCATGGTGCTGGCGCAGACGGTGCTGGTGCTGCCGGTGGTGACGGCGCTCACGCGCCAGGCCATCGAGGATGCCGAGCGTGCGCATGGCGAGCAGCTGAGCTCGCTCGGCGCCAGGCCGCTGGTGCGGGCGCTGCTCCTGGTGTGGGACGAGCGCTACGCGCTGCTCACGGTGCTGATCGCGGCGTTCGGCCGCGCGGTATCGGAAGTGGGCGCGGTGATGGTGGTGGGCGGCAACATCGACGGCTTCACGCGCGTGATGACCACGGCCATCGCACTCGAAACCAGCAAGGGCGACCTGCCGCTGGCACTGGCCCTGGGCATCGTGCTGCTGGGCGTGGTGCTGGTGCTCAACCTCGCGATTGCCGCCGTGCGGGGCTGGCGCGAGCGGGTCGACGGCGGGGGCGGCGAAGGCGGCGGCATGGCGGCCTGGTGGCGGCCGGAGGCGCGCCCGTGA
- a CDS encoding ATP-binding cassette domain-containing protein encodes MNERAQLASVDATVFALHGVDVRLGRVAALQGATLTITAGERVALIGANGSGKTTLLRLLHGLVPHAAGSFTSAAPRRHQAMLFQRPHMLRASVVVNVAVALWLRGMRWRDARRAAIPALARVGLEDLADRNARALSGGQQQRVALARAWALHPAVLLLDEPTASLDPTAKREVETLIAEAAVGRTLVFASHNLGQVKRLASRVVYLEHGRVLADLPVHDFFHGPLPEEARLFVKGELA; translated from the coding sequence GTGAACGAACGCGCGCAGCTCGCGAGCGTGGACGCCACCGTCTTCGCGCTCCATGGCGTCGACGTTCGCCTGGGGCGCGTGGCGGCGCTGCAGGGCGCGACCCTGACCATCACGGCCGGCGAGCGCGTGGCCCTCATCGGCGCCAACGGCAGCGGCAAGACCACGCTGCTGCGGCTGCTGCACGGCCTGGTCCCGCATGCGGCGGGAAGCTTCACCAGCGCCGCGCCGCGCCGCCACCAGGCCATGCTGTTCCAGCGCCCGCACATGCTGCGCGCCTCGGTGGTGGTCAACGTGGCGGTGGCGCTGTGGCTGCGCGGCATGCGCTGGCGCGATGCCCGCCGCGCCGCCATTCCGGCGCTGGCGCGCGTGGGCCTGGAAGACCTGGCCGACCGCAACGCCCGCGCCCTGTCGGGCGGCCAGCAGCAGCGGGTGGCGCTGGCGCGCGCCTGGGCGCTGCATCCGGCGGTGCTGCTGCTCGACGAGCCCACGGCCAGCCTCGACCCGACCGCCAAGCGCGAGGTCGAGACGCTCATCGCCGAAGCCGCCGTCGGCCGCACGCTGGTGTTCGCGAGCCACAACCTCGGGCAGGTCAAGCGGCTGGCCAGCCGCGTGGTCTACCTCGAGCACGGCCGTGTGCTGGCCGATCTGCCCGTCCACGATTTCTTCCATGGGCCCCTGCCGGAAGAGGCCCGCCTGTTCGTCAAAGGAGAGTTGGCATGA
- a CDS encoding substrate-binding domain-containing protein, translated as MNPFLKQHRASAGIRASLAVAVFFVAAGAARAETITMASTTSTEQSGLFSHLLPAFKKASDIDVKVVAVGTGQAIDMAKRGDADVLFVHDTAAEEKFVAEGFSARRYPVMYNDFVLVGPQADPVATKGGDIVAALKKIAAANAPFVSRGDKSGTDAAERRLWTQTGVAEAGQPVPDERKGTGYKECGCGMGPALNIAASSGAYVLADRGTWLSFKNRAGLAVLVEGDKRLFNQYGVMVVSPAKFPSLNSRGAQKFVDWVISPAGQQTIAAYKIGGEQLFFPNARSN; from the coding sequence ATGAATCCGTTCCTCAAGCAGCACCGCGCAAGCGCGGGCATCCGCGCCTCGCTGGCCGTTGCGGTCTTCTTCGTGGCGGCCGGCGCCGCGCGCGCCGAGACCATCACCATGGCCTCGACCACGTCCACCGAGCAGTCGGGCCTGTTCTCGCACCTGCTGCCGGCTTTCAAGAAAGCGAGCGACATCGACGTCAAGGTGGTGGCGGTGGGCACCGGCCAGGCCATCGACATGGCCAAGCGCGGCGACGCCGACGTGCTGTTCGTGCACGACACCGCGGCCGAGGAGAAGTTCGTGGCCGAGGGCTTCAGCGCCAGGCGCTATCCGGTGATGTACAACGACTTCGTGCTGGTGGGCCCGCAGGCCGACCCGGTTGCCACGAAGGGCGGCGACATCGTCGCCGCGCTGAAGAAGATCGCGGCCGCCAATGCGCCTTTCGTGTCGCGCGGCGACAAGAGCGGCACCGACGCGGCCGAGCGCCGCCTCTGGACGCAGACCGGCGTGGCCGAGGCGGGGCAGCCGGTGCCCGACGAGCGCAAGGGCACGGGCTACAAGGAGTGCGGCTGCGGCATGGGGCCGGCGCTGAACATCGCGGCCTCGTCCGGCGCCTATGTGCTGGCCGACCGCGGCACCTGGCTCAGCTTCAAGAACCGCGCCGGGCTGGCGGTGCTGGTCGAGGGCGACAAGCGGCTGTTCAACCAATATGGCGTGATGGTGGTGAGCCCGGCGAAATTCCCCTCGCTCAACAGCCGGGGCGCGCAGAAGTTCGTCGACTGGGTGATCTCGCCGGCCGGGCAGCAGACCATTGCCGCCTACAAGATCGGCGGCGAGCAGCTGTTCTTTCCCAACGCACGGTCGAACTGA